From the genome of Nicotiana sylvestris chromosome 1, ASM39365v2, whole genome shotgun sequence:
tatgcacggcgaagtaacgccatggtgcgttcttcaccgggatggccggcccacagagtatcatgacattccgctagaagagtccttcgtagatctcctcctttaggaacataaagtcggttccctttcactttcagaaaaccatcttccatgtagaactggcgagtcttgccttgtcctaccaaatcaaccaaatactgtgaagcaggatctctgatgagtagatcttgtatctggtccttgatggaggtggctacctcgctcccccttagggtggcgagtaagcacactgatgctagatcagctctccgactgagcgcatcagcaacatgattggtcttcccacttcggtattccaggttgaagtggaattcagctaggagttcctgccacctggcctgtcgaccattcaacttcggctgggtcatgaaatggctaacagctgtgttgtctgtcttgaccacgaacggggttcccagcagatagtgcctccagaggcgcaagcagtggacgacagccaataattctttctcatgggcggcatagcgccgctctgcatcttttagcttccggctctcgtacgccacaggatgcccttcttgtagcaagacgccaccgagggcatagtcagatgcatctgtttgtacttcgaatggcttggccagatcaggaagggccaagacggggctactagacatagccgctttcaatgcgttaaaggcctccgctcgcttgggtccccattcccaaggcgtgatcttcttgaggagttctgtcaatggtactgcaatgagggagtagtttttcacgaatcgccgatagaaattgcatagaccaaggaacgccctcaaggcgtggatatccttaggtggcggccaatctgtgattgcctgaatcttctgctggtccatcttgatccgcccttccccaatgacatgtccgaggaagtcaatttgcttttgagcaaaggagcacttagatagcttcgcatatagttcatgctcccgcaatcgagctaggaccttccgcaagtgcatcaggtgttcctccaatgtttggctatataccacaatgtcatccaagtagaccaccacgaattcatcaatgtactcccggaagacttggttcatcaaagtgcaaaatgtagctggggcgttagtcaagccgaatggcataactaggaaatcgtacgacccatatcttgtcacacaggtcgtcttgtgctcatcaccctctgcaatccgaacttgccaataacctgtcttcaggtctattttggtgaacactgtcgcaccacccagtctatcgaacaagtctgccattaacggaatagggtacttgttcttcacagtaattttgtttagagcccgatagtccacacagagtcgtagactaccatcatgtttcttttggaatagcacaggggacccgtatggggatttggagggcacgataatccctgtgtctagcatttccgtcaattgtctccgaagctcggtgagttcgggttgtgacattctgtaaggcgcccgggcaggtggcttcgcgcccggcaccagctcaatttcatgatccacagtgcgcctaggcggtagtcgctttggcatgtcttgtggcatgacatcttcaaactctagtagtagctccttcacgggttcaggaatgggacccgaggagcattctacatcttcgatgcagagggttgccaggaacgtaggttcgtttcttttgacccccttcttcaactgcaaggccgagatgttttcaacggccatcttcatgggcatgcacgggataacgcagggcttggccccgtttgctcccatcatcagtaacatgtcagcatacggtacaggcatggtgttggtttgcctcaggaattccaatccaactatcaactcgaagtcatctatgatcaccacgcgcaagttgaattttccttcgtaagggccaagcttcatcggtacttctttggctattccacccactggctggggaggtgagttgatagccttgacacggcctctacctttccctacaactagaccaaggcgctccacctgagtcgaggctaagtagtaGTGGGTATCACCCGTGTCTATCATggcccgaatgggcttgccattcaccttcatctcaacaaacattaaggtcctctcgtgcttaagaggagtctcatcatccgccttctttttccctttcttggtgactggacatgggtccttcttcttaTGGATGCCAGCACTAGTCTCTGCTAATGCCTCagaaatggagccaacaattgcattgaaggcacctactgGTTCAGTCTGATCCTCATCGTCTGAGTCATCATCAGTCCCATCATCAAAAGTCTGATGGGCGTTCATCTGTGCATGTGGgcactcattgttccaatgtggtccgcCACAATGACGACATCCTGAAGGAGGCTTCCTCCCCCGATCATTGTTGCTAGACGCAGCACTATTGCTGCCTGTGGAGGGAGCCTTAGGTTTGGTTGAGCCCCGATCTCCCCTacttctgctagggccaccattgctagactggccccctttgaatcccgctcGGGCAGGCGGCTGAGGCCTATCCTTCCGAGCTTCcatttgatagtccccaaggcattcagctgcttggatcgccttgggcagggtatctacccgttgtctttgtagctccatacgggcataaggtttcagcccttctaggaaagtgaagagcttatctttgtcccccatgtcgcatatgcttagcatgagcgcggagaattccCGCACGTAGTCCCGCACGGATTTGGTCTggcggagctcccgtagctttctccttgaattgtattcaacattttcggggaagaactgtaggggtatggctgccttcagttctgcccatgtttcgagagcatcttcactggccttgatggcttcgtatttcacccgccaccagagtttagcatcaccctgaagatacatggcagtagttgctaccttcttagcttcttctaggcccccaacaacatcaaaatattgttcgacatcaaagatgaagttctccacttccttggcattcctagctccactgtatggctttggctcaggaattttcaGTTTTTGTGTTGCGGAAGTGGGGTTTGTAGCGCCCCCGATCTGGTTTCCACCTTCTCGCAGCAGGCCCTGTAAAGCAGCATTGACGACATTGAGTTTTTctgtcaagtcgtcaatagtttgttgcatggcagtcaccctgtctgcctcttgtgccctgtaagctaaatcctcggcacgctcctgttgaagtccctcgaatttgccaaaaatttcggCCGCCTCTGTGGCTGCCATTTGCCGGTCTCCCTCGTAGTCACGAttgatgttttctatgtcaacttcggcctggagcaccctgcggtccaggtcgtccaacctttgccctaggctggttcttagttcaggcaccATATCCATGATGGGCATTAATCCgtcaaccgtctgttcaagggccgcaatgttgtccccatgattcaccatggtcagaaatggtggtaatggcaatgcgttccttcgtccgatgtcgagcctaggctctgataccaactgttacgcggcgccttcctgagattccttggaagggcggcgtaaggctaagcaactgatgtcagtgcagttgctatccgccaactgaggtcccctccgtacgctagactagattgtcagtaccgtacgggaaaaccaatgccaagagcaattgagagaacaagaatgagaattgagaatgaaagaaagcttgattgcattaatgaaagctattacagaaagacaacgcggtgtcgagggggagagacaccagtacaaagaattgtttgcttgctagaaagttttatTGCTTGATCCACCCTAATAATGCTTAagaaaaataatccaaagctacaagactagacttgattaagctagagaaacataatggaagtacatggaataaaactactctatatttacaatgaaaaagacttagtttgctataaggcagaaacAGGTCCGTTGACAGCAACATAGTCTTTGGCATCCGGGTCTGcacgcgcggcgctgttggcatctgcctgcggttgggcgctgacgagggatatcggtggggcgacaaaGGCACATgtgcgcttgtcacttggcgcggccaagaccacggggccgtccgtggcgctaggcattggaaggcttgctaggacgccacggggcgcgcacaaggggtcatggggcacggtTGAAAAGCCGTCCATGACAACTTATGGCTCTTTATCCTCATGCTTCAATTCAAGCTGCCCAAAATCCGAAAGAGCTTTATACTTTTGTTCATAATATTTAAATATATGACCTGGATTACAAACATACAGGTTCCGAGATAATAATATTTTCGTCCAGGATCACGTTATATATATAGAAGTAATGTTTGATTTAACTTGTTTTTCTTCAAtctagtaaaatcacttaaaatgaATATTAGTTTGAAAGTCATTTTCATAATGAATAAATTTGAGGAATAATCAATAAAATTCATTAGACAAATAAAATTTAAGGGAcacagtcatttttgttaaattgAAAAAGGATCTTTTTTACATAAATTACacctaattatatatatatatatatatatatatatatattacataaaTTATATACATATTAATACTATATACTatcaattatttttaatttaaacaaTGGGATAAAGGTTAAGTCTTCTCGAATAAAAAGGTGCCTGTGGACTGCCCCAGACTTGTGTACTTACTTGGTTTCCACCTTTTCCAACTGTGTCTTAGCTCATTCAATCAGGTAAAAATTATTAACACTATAAATATGACGGTTTGGATAGCTTTTTGTACATATATAGATACATATTCATCATCTCCATACATGTGTACACTTTTTTCTCGCTTCTTTTGCCCCAAGTCTCGTGATTTTCTACAACAAATTTTTACCAAGTACTACTACTCACCATTTTCTCtcaccccctcccccccccccacacaaaAATCTCTTCTTAACATTTTTCCCTACTCAAAATCTTTGAATCTTTGATTTTCATCTTCTCTATCTGCATGCAAAACAAGAACGTAAGAAGAAGCAGAGGATTATAAATTTAAACCCTCCTTTTTCTTTCTTGCTATCTTGTTTTGTCTATTCCTCTTCAAGAAATTAAACATTATCATCTTTTTTTGGAAGAGGGAAAGAGCAGAAAAGATTAATAATGGCTAGCATGGAAAATATATGCAACGTGGTGCATGAAATGAGGCCTCTTCTGCTTATGATTTTCGGGCAGATAATACTTGCAGGAATGAATATTGTGTTCAAACTTGCCACCAGCGATGGGATGAATTTTAGCATTTTGATCTTTTATCGTTGTCTCTTCGCCTCTGTATTCATGGTCCCTCTAGCATTCTTTATTGAAAGGTCCAATCTTTAATTCTTAAATTTGTCAgtgaattgaatttttttcaataagaatttcataaataaaaggaaaacaaaattgGAAATCCTGATTTTTTGGGATTTATCTTTGTATTTTAGCTAGGTAGAGTTTGTCTAATTTCTAGTATAGATATTCTTGGAGACATGTGAAAATTATGCTTGCTATCTTGGAATGAAGGGAAAAATATAGTATTAAAAATCTCATTGAGCTTTGAGTTTTTTTTACAAATGGTTGTCATTTCTAATTTCAGGGGGAAAAGGGCCAAGCTAACAAAGATGGTTATATTTCAAGGATTTCTTTGTGGTCTACTTGGGCAAGTTGTTCTATCTTTACTACTGATTTCTTCTCCATGCTTTTTTACACTATTTTCTTTACTGTATAAGTTGACACCCTTATTTCTTCAAAGTCACAGTTGAAGAATGAAACAGTGCTTAGTCATAgatttcttgatttttttattCTTGACTGAAAATTATGTAGTGTAAATGAATCTTTTGCCaaaattttggcaatttgataAGAGATTGTAGTGAAGAGGTTTCTGTTGCAGGGGTTCATTAGGACAAAACATGTACCTGCAAAGCTTGGTCTACACATCAGCAACTTTTGTCTCAGCAATGTTCAATCTCATTCCTGCCATAACATTTGTTGTTGCCATCATATTGAGGTATTTTTGATACGATCCTCGAGTTTAGTTTCATAAATTTCCAAAACAAATGAGGTAGTATACACATTCTGTATTGTCCAGGTTAGAGAAGTTGGGCTTGAAAACACCAGCAGGTAAAGCAAAGGTATTGGGGACAATCGTTTGCATCAGTGGAGCGATGCTCCTAACACTATACAAAGGGCCAGAGATAAATATGGGGAAAACAAACATTAACCTGTTGCATTCCACACATCATAAGGGAGAAAGTAAACCTTTAGCAGGGGCTATTCTTGCCCTAGCTGGTTGTACTTGCTATGCACTGTTGTTGATTGTTCAGGTGAGTTAGTGATTGTCCCAGAGTGATGCTTGGGACTGTCTCTTTTATTACTCTGTCTCGTTTCGTTTGAAAATGCGTAGTTTTTCAAGACAGTTTAACTTAGATTTCTCTACAGCCAATTTTAGAAAGCATTTTGTAACTTTTTGAAGTTATAGACGTTCATTTAGCATTTGCAATAAGTTTGTGCTGGTGGGAGGTAGCTGGTGGAATAGTCGAGACACGCACTAAGTTGGCCAAAACACCACCATTAGTACTAAAATTTTCTGATAAGTTAGCCTTGGTTCCAAATGTGTTATAATAAAAAAGATGGATGTAATAATGCAATAAATATCAGATATTGAATTTTGATCAATTCAAGGTATGAACAGTTATTCTCTATTAGTTCAAGATGAAGCTGTCAAAACAATGTTTTAAACCATTTTTCTGTATATACAGGCTAAGGCAGCTCAGCGATATCCATGTCCTTACTCATTCACTGCTCTACTGAATGTAATGGCAGCAGTGCAATGTTTTGTTGTTGCAGTAGTTGTGGAAAGAGATTGGAAGGAATGGAAATTAGGGTGGAACGTTCGACTTCTTGCTTCAGCATATACAGTATGTACTAATGAgaacatataatttcttttctttgtaaGAACTCGTAGCTAAAGGTGAAATTGAAGTTCAGAATTGATTTTCTCACACTGTTGAAGTTGTGTTTCAGGGGATATTTTGTTCTGGAGTACTTTTTACCATCATCGCATGGGTAGTCCGTATGAAAGGTCCAGTATATGTATCCGTTTTTAACCCTTTGATGCTTGTGATGGTGGCAATTTCTGGATACTTGTTCTTGGATGAAAAACTATATCTTGGAAGGTATGTGCTTTCATAATGAGACTGAGACCTAGCATCGCAAGAAATCGTGTTTTTTTCCTTTCCTACACATTTTTCAGTCACTTCTAGCCaaaaaagaagatgaaaaggCCAGGAAATACTGATTGAGCAAGAAAATCATAATGCTTAGTTCTTGAGTGTTTATATAATCGATACGAAAGTCTAACTAGTTGAGTTCTAATGGTGTATACTACAGTGTGCTTGGATCAATTGTGATAGTGTGTGGACTATATGTTGTCTTGTGGGGGAAAGATAAAGAAATCAAGAAACTCAGCCAGTTGGTGCCTGATAAAGAAGAGAATGACATAAAAGCTTCATCACTTAAAGACAGTAGCCATGATGGAAGCAGCAAAAGGGAGgaaaaagaagatgaaggagaagAGAATAAGAGGGATTCTCAGGCTGGTTCTGAAATTCTAGGAGGCATTTACATTTATCACTGAAAGATGAAGGATTATTATCATCAAAAAGTGATGAAACAAGAAAAGACAATTTATTCTTTGTGATGGCTGATAGAGGCAGTTTATAAAGCTGCAGTGTGCAACATTAGCACAAACTAGCTAAAGTTTTGCATTGACCATATGACATGCTAGAACTAGCCATTTTTGATCATCTTGTTCAATCATTATTTCTCAAGTCTCCAAAAGTGATATAAAATGTATAGAAAGGAAATGAACAGTGGTTTTCGGAAGAAAAAACCTATAACTAAGCATTGTTTCATAATAAATTGTTTTATTATGAATCAATTGTTAGTTATAGGTTTCTTCCAAAATTCGGACAAAAATCATTTGCTGAGTATTGTAAGTTGTTATTTGAAGTGCAGGATCAATATATAGAAAGACGAAGAAAGCTATAAGTAAGAAGTGTTTCATACTTCAAATGGACTTTGTAGAATTAAGTGTGTCAATTTATAGACCAGATATAGAGACGTTTtagcatttttttatttttttttttatagaaaaacTCGTGATCTACCCAATCTTTACTTTCTACTATCAAAGATTATTCATTAATACTAACAGAGTGAGCAACCTAATCCGTTTCCAGTTACAGTATTAATGGACATTGGCGAAGAAAACTTTTgttgttttaagaaaaatatagTAGTATTTCTACTACATAGCTAGTTAGCTAGACCGGCTGTGAATGACACAACCTGCTATAGGCCCATGTATGGGGGCCCAAAAATATGGCCCACCATGCTACTCCTTTCAATCTCAACATGTACACATTCTTCTAAGTTCAACACCGTGAAGTCTTTGCGGGaatcttttttactttttttgtaAAAGGATTAGACATTTTAATGTGGAAGATAAGATATGAATAGGAATAGCTAATCGAATCGTGAATTAGTTTGGTATGCAGGTCTTTTTGGTatgataaaatataaaatttaatttGAAGCCACTATTTTCTTGTGTTTGATAGTATATTGTATAGAAATGATTTATTCGAAGAACATATTTCTCACCAAAATGGGAAAAAATGATTTTTCTTATTTTTGCGTCGTAGTTAATTAATTTTCTTAACAAATAGTATCTTTAGTTTTCCTTTTCATCGGTTGTTTCCAAGTTCCACCATATTTAGACATTATTGTCCCCCTTTACTAATCGGAAATACTATTATCCACCTCTTTTAATCGAGGTATATGGTTCAAaattgtcatatatatatatatatatatatatatatatatatatatatatatatatatatatatatatatatactacattAAAAACATGAAAGCCTTAGCAAAATATCGTTTGTCTTTTTTACCCTCTAAAAATAGATTTCATACCAGACAAAatagttattttaattattttcctcATATTAAGGAAtaacatttaattattttcctaatatttagaattctAAAATCAACTAAATTTTGTGTATTAATGTTTCCTTATTTAAATCGTATAAAATATTTATAACTCAATCAATCATTATTATCTTGGATTACCTTTTAACAATAACGTGCATACAACAGAACAAATACGTTTATAAGGCTTAATCGACAAGAAACATAGCAAATCTATtaaaaaatactttatcttttcCATCACAAAAATTAAATGAACAATTTTAACTTCTACCTTTCGAAGAATTAGATTGCGTAGGGGCGTAGGCAATCTTTAACTCCAaatgatttctttttttttagaaggAGATAGAGtatttatattttattgataAGGTAAAAAAATTCTATGAAAATCAAagtgaaatatatat
Proteins encoded in this window:
- the LOC104212016 gene encoding WAT1-related protein At1g68170-like, whose protein sequence is MASMENICNVVHEMRPLLLMIFGQIILAGMNIVFKLATSDGMNFSILIFYRCLFASVFMVPLAFFIERGKRAKLTKMVIFQGFLCGLLGGSLGQNMYLQSLVYTSATFVSAMFNLIPAITFVVAIILRLEKLGLKTPAGKAKVLGTIVCISGAMLLTLYKGPEINMGKTNINLLHSTHHKGESKPLAGAILALAGCTCYALLLIVQAKAAQRYPCPYSFTALLNVMAAVQCFVVAVVVERDWKEWKLGWNVRLLASAYTGIFCSGVLFTIIAWVVRMKGPVYVSVFNPLMLVMVAISGYLFLDEKLYLGSVLGSIVIVCGLYVVLWGKDKEIKKLSQLVPDKEENDIKASSLKDSSHDGSSKREEKEDEGEENKRDSQAGSEILGGIYIYH